One uncultured Acidilobus sp. JCHS genomic window carries:
- a CDS encoding ABC-type multidrug transport system, ATPase component, which translates to MSPNAIEVVGLSKSYGKVVALEDVSLEVRKGELVSLLGPNGAGKTTLVRHLYCELRPEKGFVRVLGVDPCDREVRLRMGVTPQEAQPYGDLTVFDNVYYAARVRGVPRDKAREMALETIRRLGLWEHRDRYVMDLSGGLRRRTLVAMAVVHSPEVLVLDEPTTGLDPMGRREFWDVLRQLKGEGRAILLTTHYMEEAEALSDRVYFINRKVLAEGTPAELRKRFAFYYEVIDLEEGKVYKVREDEVKEFVAKLRGKFEVRAPSLEEVYLEVMKGA; encoded by the coding sequence ATGAGCCCCAACGCCATAGAGGTCGTGGGCCTGAGCAAGTCCTACGGCAAGGTAGTGGCCCTGGAGGACGTAAGCCTTGAGGTGAGGAAGGGGGAGCTCGTCTCCCTGCTGGGCCCCAACGGGGCCGGCAAGACGACGCTCGTGAGGCACCTCTACTGCGAGCTGAGGCCGGAGAAGGGCTTCGTCAGGGTCCTCGGCGTGGACCCGTGTGACAGGGAGGTGAGGCTCAGGATGGGGGTGACGCCCCAGGAGGCGCAGCCCTACGGGGACCTCACGGTCTTCGACAACGTCTACTACGCCGCAAGGGTGAGGGGCGTGCCAAGGGATAAGGCCAGGGAGATGGCCCTCGAGACCATAAGGAGGCTCGGCCTCTGGGAGCACAGGGACAGGTACGTCATGGACCTCTCAGGCGGCCTGAGGAGGAGGACGCTGGTGGCCATGGCCGTCGTCCACTCCCCTGAGGTGCTGGTGCTTGATGAGCCTACGACGGGCCTTGACCCAATGGGTAGGAGGGAGTTCTGGGACGTGCTGAGGCAGCTCAAGGGCGAGGGCAGGGCCATACTCCTGACCACCCACTACATGGAGGAGGCGGAGGCGCTCTCAGACAGGGTCTACTTCATAAACAGGAAGGTGTTGGCTGAGGGCACACCCGCTGAGCTCAGGAAGAGGTTCGCCTTCTACTACGAGGTCATTGACCTGGAGGAGGGGAAGGTGTACAAGGTCAGGGAGGACGAGGTTAAGGAGTTCGTGGCGAAGCTCAGGGGGAAGTTCGAGGTCAGGGCGCCCTCCCTTGAGGAGGTCTACCTTGAGGTGATGAAGGGTGCTTAG
- a CDS encoding ABC-2 type transporter: MLRELTSLIEMSFRQMKAYLAVNLFFAIVFPVAMIFGFSYIVRGPAVYYFVSGVIVLQVSLSNILSVPQNIGWDRENGRLSLIISMGVPLWAYAIAMTLPNNLYAMGSGLLVLGVAVAMGYLSVSPGGLAMLILALLVSSIQGSMVGLLMAARIRNWRLLQQVSQIAGFGFSFFAPVYFPLSVVPRYLLPLAMLEPTTYAAQAIRLSLLGDPASFVWDLGTVVYGAVMATLASKWGLKA, translated from the coding sequence GTGCTTAGGGAGCTTACGTCCCTCATAGAGATGTCCTTCAGGCAGATGAAGGCGTACCTTGCAGTGAACCTCTTCTTCGCCATCGTGTTCCCGGTGGCAATGATCTTTGGCTTCAGCTACATAGTTAGGGGCCCCGCCGTCTACTACTTCGTCTCGGGCGTAATAGTGCTCCAGGTCTCCCTGAGCAACATACTCTCAGTGCCCCAGAACATAGGCTGGGACAGGGAGAACGGCAGGCTCTCGCTAATAATATCCATGGGGGTCCCGCTCTGGGCCTACGCCATAGCGATGACGTTGCCGAACAACCTCTACGCCATGGGCTCGGGCCTCCTTGTGCTGGGTGTAGCGGTGGCCATGGGGTACCTGTCCGTAAGCCCTGGGGGCCTGGCCATGCTGATCCTGGCGCTGCTCGTAAGCTCTATCCAGGGCTCGATGGTTGGCCTACTCATGGCTGCGAGGATAAGGAACTGGAGGCTGCTGCAGCAGGTCAGCCAAATAGCGGGGTTCGGCTTCAGCTTCTTCGCCCCCGTCTACTTCCCCCTGAGCGTAGTGCCGAGGTACCTGCTGCCCCTCGCCATGCTTGAGCCGACGACCTATGCGGCCCAGGCCATAAGGCTCTCCCTGCTCGGCGACCCAGCCTCCTTCGTCTGGGACCTCGGCACTGTGGTCTACGGAGCCGTGATGGCCACCCTGGCTAGCAAGTGGGGCCTGAAGGCCTAA
- a CDS encoding Major Facilitator Superfamily, giving the protein MAWSFVVDMAASGDGGLRAQRGLSRDELLLVVAGGLSGVVFGANTLALPLYLRSLGLSPFEVGLLVGGYVLFGTATGFFTSALADAYGRKKLFLLGRAVSAASYLLLFLGVPLAVLLIFGLGGGSLQALIAEKSRSIDRNMNLMSSISTGLAILGASVPWVVGLRDTMLVDMAVVLVTLALVMPVREGYRGTGRVTLRLRSIGNIARLSTNAMIGLGAGLMLPLMSLWFSLRFGVTARQLSPVYMAADATLALAVLGAPRLAKAIGRVKAIVVTHAVGIALLIALPFAGSYLEASAIFVLRNAAMNMANPLFSSLVVTIIPEEERARGSSLVNLIDGLPRSVGPWVTGYIFSTGDLTLPFFVTASLYTAATAAFYLLFKDVR; this is encoded by the coding sequence TTGGCCTGGAGCTTCGTGGTCGACATGGCGGCCTCAGGGGACGGAGGCCTCAGGGCGCAGAGAGGGCTCTCAAGGGATGAGCTGCTGTTAGTCGTAGCAGGAGGCCTCTCAGGCGTAGTCTTCGGCGCCAACACCCTTGCCCTGCCTCTCTACCTGAGGTCCCTGGGGCTCAGCCCCTTTGAGGTTGGGCTCCTGGTCGGCGGCTACGTGCTGTTCGGCACAGCGACGGGGTTCTTCACATCGGCCCTGGCCGACGCCTACGGGAGGAAGAAGCTCTTCCTCCTCGGGAGAGCCGTCTCAGCGGCCTCATACCTCCTCCTCTTCCTGGGGGTCCCGCTGGCGGTGCTCCTCATATTCGGCCTCGGAGGAGGCTCCCTGCAGGCCCTCATAGCCGAGAAGTCGAGAAGCATAGACAGGAACATGAACCTCATGTCGTCAATCTCCACGGGCCTCGCCATACTCGGGGCCTCAGTCCCGTGGGTGGTGGGCCTCAGAGACACGATGCTTGTCGACATGGCCGTAGTACTCGTTACCCTTGCCCTCGTCATGCCGGTGAGGGAGGGCTACAGGGGGACGGGCAGGGTGACCCTGAGGCTGAGGTCGATCGGGAACATAGCGAGGCTCTCGACTAACGCCATGATAGGCCTCGGGGCCGGCCTGATGCTTCCACTCATGTCGCTCTGGTTCAGCCTAAGGTTCGGGGTCACGGCGAGGCAGCTCTCGCCTGTCTACATGGCGGCCGACGCGACCCTGGCCCTCGCCGTGCTGGGGGCCCCCAGGCTGGCCAAGGCCATCGGCAGGGTCAAGGCCATAGTGGTCACGCACGCCGTCGGCATAGCGCTCCTGATAGCGCTCCCCTTCGCCGGCTCCTACCTCGAGGCCTCCGCCATATTCGTGCTCAGGAACGCCGCCATGAACATGGCCAACCCCCTCTTCTCGTCCCTTGTCGTCACTATAATACCCGAGGAGGAGAGGGCCAGGGGGTCAAGCCTGGTGAACTTAATTGACGGCCTGCCCAGGTCCGTAGGGCCCTGGGTCACGGGCTACATATTCTCGACAGGTGACCTGACCCTCCCCTTCTTCGTAACGGCCTCCCTCTACACGGCAGCCACGGCCGCCTTCTATTTGCTGTTCAAAGACGTACGCTAG
- a CDS encoding NADH:ubiquinone oxidoreductase, NADH-binding (51 kD) subunit: MRPEVESFYSFSKVVVSEEHCRGLACYVARSLNPKAWEAAVRQEPPTYCLGKCYVGPSSSRTSGVPHIEVRSSRAVVLRHIVKGPVSSLGQYLELGGMRGLEKALKMSQGEVIEEVKRSQLRGRGGAYFPTGLKWESAYQQRAPQKFVLVNGDEGDAGAYVDKLLMWWDPYLVXXXXXXXRGDSDDKRHNGQEARAHP; encoded by the coding sequence TTGAGGCCTGAGGTGGAGTCCTTTTACTCCTTCTCTAAGGTAGTTGTAAGCGAGGAGCACTGCAGGGGCCTGGCCTGCTACGTGGCCAGGTCGCTTAACCCAAAGGCCTGGGAGGCTGCAGTCAGGCAGGAGCCGCCCACATATTGCCTCGGCAAGTGCTACGTGGGGCCATCAAGCTCTCGGACCAGCGGGGTCCCCCACATCGAGGTGAGGTCCAGCAGGGCCGTCGTGCTGAGGCACATTGTCAAGGGGCCCGTCAGCTCGCTCGGCCAGTACCTTGAGCTTGGCGGAATGAGGGGCCTTGAGAAGGCGCTAAAGATGAGCCAGGGCGAGGTCATAGAGGAGGTCAAGAGGTCCCAGCTCAGGGGCAGGGGAGGCGCCTACTTCCCCACCGGGCTTAAGTGGGAGTCCGCCTATCAGCAGAGGGCGCCCCAGAAGTTCGTGCTGGTCAACGGCGACGAGGGCGACGCGGGGGCATACGTTGACAAGCTCCTGATGTGGTGGGACCCCTACCTCGTNNNNNNNNNNNNNNNNNNNNGGCGAGGAGACAGCGATGATAAACGCCATAATGGGCAGGAGGCCAGAGCCCACCCCTAG
- a CDS encoding NADH:ubiquinone oxidoreductase, NADH-binding (51 kD) subunit, with product MINAIMGRRPEPTPRPPYPTERGLFGMPTVVNNVETLASVPWIIEHGGDKYAEMGYNKSRGTKVLSLNSLFERPGLYEVEFGVPLKEVVYDMGGGLKGGRRLKGVIVGGPLASFIRPEELDVRLGVEELREIGASLGHGNVIAFSDDTSLLELLHEIVHFAAFESCGKCFPCRLGTARADEILEAALGRGYLTPEEADELKSMATVMRSASLCGHGQGTGDAILSFLTKGADEMVRG from the coding sequence ATGATAAACGCCATAATGGGCAGGAGGCCAGAGCCCACCCCTAGGCCTCCTTACCCTACCGAGAGGGGCCTGTTCGGTATGCCAACTGTCGTAAACAACGTTGAGACGCTTGCCAGCGTGCCGTGGATAATTGAGCACGGGGGCGACAAGTACGCCGAGATGGGCTACAATAAGAGCAGGGGCACCAAGGTGCTCAGCCTCAACAGCCTGTTCGAGAGGCCCGGCCTCTACGAGGTGGAGTTCGGCGTCCCACTTAAGGAGGTAGTCTACGACATGGGAGGCGGCCTCAAGGGCGGCAGGAGGCTAAAGGGCGTGATAGTTGGAGGGCCGCTGGCCTCCTTCATAAGGCCTGAGGAGCTTGACGTGAGGCTAGGGGTCGAGGAGCTCAGGGAGATAGGGGCCAGCCTCGGGCACGGTAACGTGATAGCCTTCAGCGACGACACCAGCCTGCTCGAGCTCCTTCACGAGATAGTCCACTTCGCGGCCTTCGAGTCGTGCGGCAAGTGCTTCCCTTGTAGGCTAGGCACCGCCAGGGCCGACGAGATACTTGAGGCGGCGCTCGGCAGGGGGTACCTGACGCCTGAGGAGGCGGATGAGCTGAAGTCAATGGCCACAGTCATGAGGTCAGCCAGCCTCTGCGGCCACGGCCAGGGCACAGGGGACGCCATACTCTCGTTCCTGACCAAGGGCGCAGACGAGATGGTGAGGGGGTGA
- a CDS encoding putative anaerobic dehydrogenase has protein sequence MMAVTIKVNGVEHRVEEGLSLLEALRRLGYYVPSLCYDERLSPQGSCRLCVVEVNGRLTTSCTTKVQDGMEVRTDSEQVNQVRREVLRLLTMNYPRDAYVKYPFKEFHVALSKYGVEPQGTSRPDLIDNSHPYIVVDMNRCIKCFRCVKACDEVQGYHVWRAWGRGGRIMIRPDGPDLAHSSCVSCGLCVDVCPTGALEDRSVLTYGWPDTWVKTTCPYCGVGCELEVGVKDGRIVDVRPSRTSVVNRGNLCVKGRYAWDYVYSQDRVLRPLIKVNGEWREVSWDEAISFVASRLKEILAKYGPGSVGVLVGARITNEEEYLAGKFARVVLGTNNVDSCARVCHEPSAQGLEDMLGTGGATNTFEDIDLARTIMVVGSNTTENHPVIGNRIKMLAEQGRVKLIVVDPRRTEIAEYADYHMALRPGTDVVLFNAMANVIVSEGLIDEEFVSERVEGLEEFKEVVSXXXXXXXXGGGKQLHA, from the coding sequence ATGATGGCCGTCACGATCAAGGTTAACGGAGTTGAGCACAGGGTTGAGGAGGGCCTGAGCCTCCTCGAGGCCCTCAGGAGGCTCGGCTACTACGTGCCCAGCCTCTGCTACGATGAGAGGCTCAGCCCCCAGGGCTCCTGCAGGCTGTGCGTGGTCGAGGTGAACGGCAGGCTTACGACGAGCTGCACCACGAAGGTCCAGGACGGCATGGAGGTCAGGACAGACAGCGAGCAGGTGAACCAGGTCAGGAGGGAGGTGCTGAGGCTCCTCACGATGAACTACCCGCGGGACGCGTACGTCAAGTACCCCTTCAAGGAGTTCCACGTGGCCCTCAGCAAGTACGGAGTGGAGCCCCAGGGAACCTCAAGGCCCGACCTGATCGACAACAGCCACCCGTACATAGTTGTTGACATGAACAGGTGCATCAAGTGCTTCAGGTGCGTGAAGGCATGCGACGAGGTCCAGGGCTACCACGTCTGGAGGGCGTGGGGCCGGGGCGGTAGGATAATGATAAGGCCTGACGGCCCCGACCTCGCCCACAGCTCCTGCGTGAGCTGCGGCCTCTGCGTTGACGTCTGCCCCACGGGGGCCCTGGAGGACAGGAGCGTGCTGACCTATGGGTGGCCTGACACATGGGTTAAGACCACATGCCCCTACTGCGGGGTCGGCTGCGAGCTGGAGGTAGGGGTCAAGGACGGGAGGATTGTGGACGTCAGGCCCTCCAGGACGTCCGTTGTTAACAGGGGGAACCTGTGCGTTAAGGGCAGGTACGCCTGGGATTACGTATACTCGCAGGACAGGGTGCTGAGGCCGCTCATCAAGGTCAACGGGGAGTGGCGCGAGGTCAGCTGGGACGAGGCGATCTCCTTCGTGGCCTCAAGGCTGAAGGAGATACTGGCCAAGTACGGCCCTGGGAGCGTGGGGGTCCTGGTAGGCGCCAGGATCACCAACGAGGAGGAGTACCTGGCGGGCAAGTTCGCCAGGGTGGTCCTGGGAACTAACAACGTTGACAGCTGCGCTAGGGTTTGCCACGAGCCCTCGGCCCAGGGGCTTGAGGACATGCTCGGCACCGGGGGCGCTACCAACACCTTTGAGGACATAGACCTGGCCCGCACCATAATGGTGGTCGGCTCCAACACAACTGAGAACCACCCAGTGATAGGTAACAGGATCAAGATGTTGGCGGAGCAGGGCAGGGTGAAGCTTATTGTGGTGGACCCGAGGAGGACCGAGATAGCCGAGTACGCGGACTATCACATGGCCCTGAGGCCCGGCACTGACGTAGTCCTCTTCAACGCCATGGCTAACGTCATAGTGAGCGAAGGCCTCATAGACGAAGAGTTCGTGTCGGAGAGAGTAGAGGGACTTGAGGAGTTCAAGGAGGTGGTAAGCAANNNNNNNNNNNNNNNNNNNNAAGGAGGTGGTAAGCAACTACACGCCTGA
- a CDS encoding putative anaerobic dehydrogenase has translation MVSNYTPEFAEKVTGVRADVIREAARLYATNKPSMILWGLGATEHVQGTEIIYQLIDLALITGNVGRPGSGLMPLRGKNNVQGTAIMGDHPKKLPGAVPLTQNIERFEKLWGVKLNPNPGLDGIEMVEAAMRGDLKALIVFGEDVVMSHPYREMTEKALSKLELLVLIDMFHNETSKYAHVFLPAASSFEKDGTFTNAERRVQRVRKVIEPLGESLPDWQIIVRLANAMGYGDYFRYSSPEDVWNEIRSAWPAVYGITYERVDKEGGLPYPTPRLDAPPVKVLHVGQFTVGKKARLRPVAYIPSPEQPTEEYPLTLITGRTLYHFNMGSMTRRTGNQVIEPEDFIEISEDDAKALGISDGDMVRVTSRWGSTVITARVSRRVSKGIVFATVHHPEASINRVVSPAVDRISHIPEYKVTAVRVEKAS, from the coding sequence GTGGTAAGCAACTACACGCCTGAGTTCGCGGAGAAGGTTACAGGGGTCAGGGCTGACGTCATAAGGGAGGCGGCGAGGCTCTACGCCACTAATAAACCCTCAATGATACTCTGGGGCCTCGGCGCGACTGAGCACGTTCAGGGAACTGAAATCATATACCAGCTCATAGACCTGGCCCTGATCACGGGCAACGTGGGCAGGCCCGGCTCCGGCCTCATGCCCCTGAGGGGCAAGAACAACGTCCAGGGCACGGCAATAATGGGCGACCACCCTAAGAAGCTGCCCGGCGCAGTGCCGCTGACCCAGAACATAGAGAGGTTTGAGAAGCTGTGGGGGGTTAAGCTGAACCCCAACCCAGGGCTTGACGGCATAGAGATGGTAGAGGCCGCTATGAGAGGTGACCTGAAGGCGCTGATAGTGTTCGGGGAGGACGTAGTGATGTCACACCCATACAGGGAGATGACGGAGAAGGCGCTCTCAAAGCTAGAGCTCCTCGTCCTTATAGACATGTTTCACAACGAGACCTCAAAGTACGCCCACGTGTTCCTGCCAGCGGCTAGCTCCTTTGAGAAGGACGGCACGTTCACCAACGCCGAGAGGAGGGTACAGAGGGTGAGGAAGGTCATAGAGCCCCTGGGCGAGTCCCTGCCTGACTGGCAGATAATAGTTAGGCTGGCCAACGCCATGGGCTACGGCGACTACTTCAGGTACTCGTCACCGGAGGACGTGTGGAACGAGATAAGGTCCGCCTGGCCTGCCGTCTACGGCATAACCTATGAGAGAGTGGATAAGGAGGGGGGCCTCCCGTACCCGACCCCACGTCTCGACGCCCCACCCGTCAAGGTGCTTCACGTAGGTCAGTTCACAGTAGGTAAGAAGGCTAGGCTGAGGCCGGTGGCATACATACCGTCGCCTGAGCAGCCCACTGAGGAGTACCCGCTCACGCTGATAACAGGCAGGACCCTCTACCACTTCAACATGGGCTCAATGACGAGGCGCACGGGCAACCAGGTAATAGAGCCGGAGGACTTCATAGAGATAAGCGAGGATGACGCGAAGGCCCTCGGCATAAGCGACGGCGACATGGTGAGGGTGACCAGCAGGTGGGGCTCAACGGTGATCACGGCCAGGGTATCGAGGAGGGTCTCCAAAGGCATAGTGTTCGCGACCGTACATCACCCCGAGGCCTCGATCAACCGCGTAGTCTCGCCCGCTGTCGACAGGATATCCCACATACCTGAGTACAAGGTGACCGCTGTCAGGGTCGAGAAGGCCTCCTGA
- a CDS encoding Pyruvate/2-oxoglutarate dehydrogenase complex, dihydrolipoamide dehydrogenase (E3) component, producing MSEVNDSRVRLSDGSYLNSDLVIAAVGVEPNVDLVRGQLRLGPHGAIAVNDRMEATYDYVFAAGDAMEHRNLVTGQPDWRPLAPIANKSGLVAGVNAAGGDKRFPGVLGDIVTRFEGVAFGRVGLNEREAREAGIRYVTSIITTRSRARYYPGGGDVTVKLLAEESSGIIIGGQVAGPEEVIGRLGVIAAAIVKRMTAEELFFVEIGYHPSSGRAWDPVVLAARQLMKV from the coding sequence GTGTCTGAGGTAAATGACAGCAGGGTGAGGCTCAGCGACGGCTCGTACCTGAACTCGGACCTGGTGATAGCGGCCGTCGGGGTTGAGCCGAACGTCGACCTCGTGAGGGGGCAGCTGAGGCTCGGGCCCCACGGCGCCATAGCGGTTAACGACAGGATGGAGGCGACCTACGACTACGTCTTCGCGGCTGGCGACGCGATGGAGCACAGGAACCTGGTCACAGGGCAGCCCGACTGGAGGCCCCTGGCCCCCATAGCTAACAAGTCAGGCCTCGTGGCGGGGGTCAACGCCGCCGGGGGAGACAAGAGGTTCCCCGGGGTCCTGGGCGACATAGTTACCAGGTTTGAGGGGGTTGCCTTCGGCAGGGTGGGCCTTAACGAGAGGGAGGCCAGGGAGGCGGGGATCAGGTACGTGACCTCAATAATAACGACGAGGTCGAGGGCCAGGTACTACCCAGGAGGGGGCGACGTGACTGTGAAGCTCCTGGCCGAGGAGTCGAGCGGGATCATAATAGGGGGCCAGGTCGCTGGGCCAGAGGAGGTCATAGGCAGGCTGGGCGTTATAGCGGCAGCGATCGTGAAGAGGATGACGGCCGAGGAGCTGTTCTTCGTGGAGATAGGCTACCACCCGAGCTCAGGCAGGGCCTGGGACCCCGTCGTGCTGGCTGCCAGGCAGCTCATGAAGGTGTGA
- a CDS encoding putative NAD(FAD)-dependent dehydrogenase, translating to MEILVIGGGAAGMSAASWARRKAPEARITVLERTNIISHAPCGVPYYIGGLFKDYWLLQAYDVKFFRERRNIEVLTNAEAEELDVRSRVVVARVGGQRVKLEFDRLIVATGARPRRLLSADARVLYVHHPADAEAARRAAEAAREVTVVGGGVLGVEVAEQLRNMGKAVHLVHRGPYLMSRDLDKELGSALTQMARGAGIDVRLGVTCV from the coding sequence ATGGAGATACTGGTGATAGGCGGCGGGGCCGCTGGCATGTCGGCCGCCTCCTGGGCCAGGAGGAAGGCACCTGAGGCGAGGATAACCGTCCTCGAGAGGACTAACATAATAAGCCACGCCCCCTGCGGCGTGCCCTACTACATAGGAGGGCTGTTCAAGGACTACTGGCTGCTCCAGGCCTATGACGTCAAGTTCTTCAGGGAGAGGAGGAACATAGAGGTGTTGACTAACGCTGAGGCCGAGGAGCTTGACGTAAGGTCAAGGGTCGTCGTGGCCAGGGTGGGCGGGCAGAGGGTTAAGCTGGAGTTTGACAGGCTGATAGTGGCCACCGGCGCGAGGCCCAGGAGGCTCCTCAGCGCTGACGCCAGGGTGCTTTACGTTCACCACCCAGCAGACGCTGAGGCTGCCAGGAGGGCGGCGGAGGCGGCCAGGGAGGTCACGGTGGTCGGGGGAGGGGTCCTGGGCGTTGAGGTGGCGGAGCAGCTGAGGAACATGGGCAAGGCGGTCCACCTGGTGCACAGGGGGCCCTACCTGATGAGCAGGGACCTGGACAAGGAGCTGGGCTCGGCCCTCACGCAGATGGCCAGGGGGGCCGGCATAGACGTCAGGCTTGGGGTTACCTGTGTCTGA
- a CDS encoding N-methylhydantoinase A/acetone carboxylase, beta subunit, whose product MRVVAVDVGGTFTDVVYLDESGRLRLSKVPTTPREPERGVIDGLKAVSPEAPFEVLHATTIATNSLLGQVGLELPRTALVTTRGFRDVIEIGRQNRPQLYNLFFSRPRQLVPRELRYEVSERTLADGTVERPVDEGELERVAEDMVRRGVVSAAISFLNSYRNPSNELRAKEFLSRRLRYVTASSEVAPEPREYERTSTAVVNAVLRPIVSRYLEGLRGSLSGLGASSLSVMSSAGGLVDVEEASLRPVQLIESGPAAGAIAAAALSRELGVNMAIGFDMGGTTAKASSIVNGDVEVTTEYEVGGEVHYGRVVRGSGYPVKFPFVDLAEVSAGGGTIIWRDEAGALRVGPLSAGADPGPASYGMGGDRATLTDANLALGRLPTELAGGLIRLRPELALKALSRLGDPEAVASQAIELANLEMARAIRLVTVERGLDPSEFSIIAFGGAGPQYAAELAEDVGSGKVIVPPEPGLFSALGLLMADLKYEARRPFPGDLEGAFAELEGNLMKRLGRVDYFIRLLDVRYQGQGWELTIRAPQDLSPGSVREAFERAHREAYGFTLDRPVEVVAARVFAVIRRARVNLGEAREGGEARPIAYRRAYISGSWDEVPVYRREELPKGFRVEGPAIVEEYSSTIVVPRGWRGEVGPMRTFVMTR is encoded by the coding sequence TTGCGCGTCGTCGCTGTTGACGTGGGCGGCACGTTCACTGACGTAGTCTACCTCGACGAGTCTGGGAGGCTGAGGCTCTCAAAGGTCCCAACGACGCCCAGGGAGCCGGAGAGGGGGGTCATAGACGGCCTTAAGGCGGTCTCGCCTGAGGCCCCCTTCGAGGTACTCCACGCCACCACCATAGCCACCAACTCGCTCCTGGGCCAGGTGGGCCTTGAGCTGCCCAGGACTGCCTTGGTCACCACGAGGGGCTTCAGGGACGTAATTGAGATAGGGAGGCAGAACAGGCCGCAGCTCTACAACCTCTTCTTCAGCAGGCCAAGGCAGCTGGTGCCTAGGGAGCTCAGGTACGAGGTAAGCGAGAGGACCCTGGCCGACGGCACTGTTGAGAGGCCCGTGGACGAGGGTGAGCTGGAGAGGGTCGCTGAAGACATGGTGAGGAGGGGCGTCGTCTCGGCAGCCATCTCTTTCCTGAACTCATACCGCAACCCCTCAAACGAGCTGAGGGCCAAGGAGTTCCTCTCGCGGAGGCTCAGGTACGTGACGGCCTCCTCTGAGGTCGCCCCTGAGCCGAGGGAGTACGAGAGGACCTCAACGGCCGTGGTCAACGCTGTCCTCAGGCCAATAGTCTCAAGGTACCTCGAGGGCCTCCGGGGATCCCTTTCGGGCCTGGGGGCCTCGTCGCTGAGCGTCATGTCCAGCGCCGGGGGCCTCGTTGACGTTGAGGAGGCCTCCCTCAGGCCAGTCCAGCTCATAGAGTCAGGCCCCGCCGCGGGGGCCATAGCGGCCGCCGCCCTGTCAAGGGAGCTCGGGGTCAACATGGCCATAGGCTTCGACATGGGGGGCACGACGGCTAAGGCTAGCTCAATAGTCAACGGCGATGTAGAGGTGACGACGGAGTACGAGGTAGGGGGAGAGGTGCACTACGGCAGGGTCGTGAGGGGCTCAGGCTACCCAGTGAAGTTTCCGTTCGTCGACCTGGCTGAGGTCTCGGCGGGGGGCGGCACGATAATATGGAGGGACGAGGCAGGGGCCCTGAGGGTAGGGCCCTTAAGCGCTGGCGCCGACCCTGGGCCGGCCTCATATGGCATGGGGGGCGACAGGGCGACGCTCACTGACGCGAACCTGGCCCTGGGCAGGCTGCCGACCGAGCTGGCGGGGGGCCTCATAAGGCTCAGGCCCGAGCTGGCGCTTAAGGCCCTCTCAAGGCTGGGCGACCCAGAGGCCGTGGCCTCCCAGGCCATTGAGCTCGCGAACCTCGAGATGGCCAGGGCCATAAGGCTTGTAACAGTTGAGAGGGGTCTCGACCCCTCGGAGTTCTCGATAATCGCCTTCGGAGGCGCCGGCCCTCAGTACGCCGCTGAGCTCGCTGAGGATGTTGGCTCAGGGAAGGTCATAGTTCCCCCTGAGCCGGGGCTCTTCAGCGCCCTTGGCCTGCTGATGGCCGACTTGAAGTACGAGGCCAGGAGGCCGTTCCCAGGAGACCTTGAGGGGGCGTTCGCCGAGCTTGAGGGCAACCTAATGAAAAGGCTGGGCCGCGTGGACTACTTCATCAGGCTCCTCGATGTGAGGTACCAGGGGCAGGGCTGGGAGCTCACGATAAGGGCGCCCCAGGACCTCAGCCCTGGGTCTGTCAGGGAGGCCTTTGAGAGGGCCCACAGGGAGGCCTACGGCTTCACCCTTGACAGGCCTGTGGAGGTCGTGGCCGCAAGGGTGTTTGCCGTGATAAGGAGGGCCAGGGTCAACCTCGGGGAGGCCAGGGAGGGGGGCGAGGCGAGGCCGATAGCGTACAGGAGGGCCTACATATCGGGCTCCTGGGACGAGGTGCCCGTCTACAGGAGGGAGGAGCTGCCCAAGGGCTTCAGGGTCGAGGGGCCGGCCATCGTGGAGGAGTACAGCTCGACCATAGTTGTGCCCAGGGGGTGGAGGGGCGAGGTAGGCCCCATGAGGACCTTCGTGATGACGAGGTGA